In Bacteroidota bacterium, the genomic stretch TATAGTAGGTTTTATCTGCGCCAAAGGCACATTAAGGTTTGAAATAGATTCAGAATGTCCCAGGATGAAAATGCCGTCTTTTTTTAATTTTGAAGCAAGTTTATTCAGAACACTCTCCTGGGTATCCCGGTCGAAATAAATTAAAACATTCCGGCAGAAAATAGCATCAAAAGAATAATCCAGCTTGTAAACAGGATCCATAAAATTTAAACGGTGAAAAGTCACTTTCCTTCTTAATTCCGGCACCACCCTCACTGTTCTGATTTCAGGATTTTTGTTACGCATGAAATATTTATATTTCAAATAAAGCGGCAGGCCATCAACCCGGGATTCGTTATATACGGCATCAACCCCTGACTGCAGCACACGGGTTGAAATATCCGTGGCAAATATGGAATAGTCAAATCCCTTGTTTTTTTCAGCAAACTCGTTCATGCAGATAGCCATCGTATAAGGCTCTTCTCCGCTGGAACAACCTGCGCTCCAAATCATAAAAGGGCGAACACCCGGAGAATTGGTCTTCAAGAAATCAGGCAGACAGGTCGATTCAAGGAATTCGAAATGGCCGGGTTCCCTGAAAAAATCGGTTTTATTGGTACTGACCATATCAATCATCTGGATTACTTCCTTCTCCTGTCCCTGTTTGCTAAAGACATAATCCACATATTCCCTGAAAGAGCTCAAATTCAGAGCTCTTAAACGTTTTTGAAGCCTGCTCTCGAGCATGGTCTTTTTTATTGGAGGCATCTTTATTCCATACTCGTGATAGATAAAACTGCTTAACTTTGAAAATTCAGCAGGGGAAAGCCTTGCCTTATAAATATCATTGATTCCATTTTCTGCCATATCAGATAAATCCAAAATCAGGAATGATTATTTACTTCAGCTTCCTGAGCCTCTTCTGTAATTTCAACATTTTCGCTTGACTCCTTTAAATCGACAATCTCATCAGCCGAAAAAATAAGGTCCATGTTGAGAATCATCACGAAATCATCCCCTATCTTTGCAATACCATTGATAAATTCGCTTTTGTACTTACTTCCAATACTAGGAGGAGGCAGTATCCGGGATTCTTCTATTTCAACCACTTCATGAACCGAATCGACTAAAGCACCGATGTGAACCGATTCGCCGTCCATATCAATATCCAATACCAGGATACAGGTATTAACGGTAAATTCGGTAGGAGTCATCCCAAATTTAACCCTTGTATCAATCAGTGGCAAAACCGTCCCCCGGAGATTTATCACCCCCCTCATATAATCAGGGGATTTGGGAACTTTAGTGATCTTGGTCATTTCCAGGATGCTAAGTACCTTAGATACATTGGCAGCAAAATATTCATCACCTAATTTAAATGAAAGATAAGAACTGATCTTATTTTCTATATTATCCATTGATAAGTCCTCCACAATTTTTATTATTGAATCGAAAAACGTTTAATTGCTTTATTGGTATCCATAACCAGGGCAAGAGTCCCGTTGCCTAAAATGGTGGCACCCGAAAAGAAATCCTGCTTTTTATAATGTTTGCCTAAAGGTTTCAATACAGCCTGATATTCTCCTTCCACGCTATCAACGACCAATCCGATTTCCCTGTCTTCATATTTTACGGCAACCACTTCTTCCATTTGAGTCTGATTCTCTTCAACACCCAGCTCCTCTCTCAGATAATAAAAAGGAATCTGCCGGCCATCAAGCACAACAAGATGGTTGAAGGTATTAACCAGATCCTTATGAGGGGCAGCATAAATTTTATTTACAACAGATAAGGGGATAACATAGAAAGTATCCTGGATTTTTACCAACAACCCGTCAATGATGGAAAGTGTCAAAGGTAACTTAATAGTGATGGTGGTACCCACATTTACTTCAGATTCTACTTCAACTTCACCGCGGATATCCGAAATCTTACGTTTTACCACATCCATTCCCACGCCTCTGCCGGATACATCAGTAACCTTATCTGAAGTAGAAAAACCAGGAAGGAATATCATATCAATCAGTTCCTTTTTGGATAATTGAGCATCCTGGCTGATAAATCCTTTTCGAATGGCTTTTTCCCTGATTACCTCAGGATCAATGCCTGCACCATCGTCGCTGATCTGGATGAAAACATTAGCCCCCGAATAAAATGCCTTAAGCATGATTTTACCCTTGGCCGGTTTCCCAAGTGCAATACGTTTTTCGGCGGATTCTATGCCATGATCCAGGCTATTACGGAATATATGCATGAACGGGTCTAACAGGTTTTCAATAATTGTCTTATCCAATTCGGTTTCTACTCCTTCGGTCACGAAAATAACTTCTTTGTTTAATTCATTGGAAAGGTCCCGGATCAACCGTTGGAAACGGGTAAGCATAGTTTCAATAGGAATAAGCACAATGGAAAAAGCGATGTCCCGCATCTGGCGGGAAAGCTTTTGAATATTTTCGGCAATTGCAAGCAGTTCGGCATCTTCACTGTTTGCCGCATATAAATCCAGACGTGCCTGGACTGTGACCAATTCACTGACCAGATTCATCAAATTGTCCAATTTATCTGAAGCAACGCGGATACTTGAAATCGCCCTTTCCTTAACGTTTATCCCTGGTTTTTCTTCAGCCTTTTTCTTTTCTTCAACCGAGGCTTGAGATAAATTATAGGCAAATTTGGTTAATTCGTTTACATCAGCATCAACCTGATCTTTATAGGTTTTATCAATTTTATTTAAAAATTCCTTATTCTGCAGTAAATTCACCTCACTAATTTTATTGACCTGCAAAACACATTCATCCTCCACAAAAATAAAAACGTCGGTAATGGCATTCATATCAGCTTCAGTGGACAGATAAATTTCCCAATATATGTAACAGGATTCCGGATTGATTTTTTCCAGACCTGGAACTTTATTAACATGAGGATATACAACAAAATCATTGCTCAAAGAACCAAGTTCATCAAGAAGAAACAGGGGATTGGTACCGTTATCAAAAATATTTTCTTCAGGAATAAAGAGCACATAAAATGTCTTGAGCGATTTATTCTTCTCTTCGGAAGCAAAAGGTTGAAGAGAAACTGGTTGGTTGGGTATCGGCTGACCATTGATCAAAGCATTGATTTCACCCGAAAGGAAATTCTTCTCTTTAATAACTTCCGGATCCTGGTCTTCTTCATTCAAAAATTTCTTAAGTAAATCAACCGAAGCAAAAGTTATATTGAGCAAATTTTCATCAATCTTCATCTGGTCGTTGCGCACCCTGTCGTATACAGTTTCAAGATTATGGGTGTATTCACTGATATTGGCATATCCGAACATTGCCCCTCCACCTTTCAGTGAGTGCATAGCTCTGAAAACCCTTTCAATCAGCTCTTTATCCTGAGGTGAAGATTCAAGTTCCAATAAAGCTTTCTCCAAATCATTGATGTTTTCAATAGCTTCCTCTTTGAATTTCTCCTTGAAATTTTCCATTACCTTAATACTTTACTGATGGCATCCAATAATTTTGAAGGGACAAAAGGTTTGATAATCCAACCGGTAGCACCGGCTTCTTTTGCTTCCATTTTTTTAGCGACCTGTGATTCTGTTGTCAAAAACAAAATTGGTATCCGCTGATAGCCTTCAGTCTTTCTTACAGTTTTAATCAGTTCAATGCCATCCATCACCGGCATATGTAAATCGGTAATTACCAAATCTATAGACTGACCGTCCAGAAATTTCAATGCATCTTTGCCGTCAACTCCCACCAGGACATTATAGCCCTCATTTTCAAGAGTAAAACTGACCACTTCTCTTATACTTTCGGAATCGTCAACAATTAAAATTGTTTTTCCCATAATTTGCCTTTATTGATTTATTTAATTGACTATTATACTTGTTAATCCAGAACGATCCACCAGTTTTTTCAAATCGTTGCTCAGGTCCAAACTAATATTAACATCCTTTCCCCCCGCTTTAATAGTTTTCTTAATGGAATATAAAAGCTGGAGAAAAGTCAAATCAATATTTTCGACTGAATGTACTTTTACTTCCACATCCTGATTGCCTTCCAGCATAGATACGATTTTATTTCTGGCATCGGCAACGCTTGAAATCGTCAAATCCCCTTCCAGCGATACAACAGAAACCGGTTTGTTTTTCCTGGAAGTTGACTTAAGCTTTATTGACACTTCTTTCATGACCATTTTTTTATAAATACGAAATTTATACCCTCAAAGTTAGAAACCTAAGTGAGTTTTAATCAACAGAGAAATTTAAAAAAATTCAACTTCACCTTCATTAGTTTCATGGACCTCATTATTAACCACTAAAGTATCCCTAATCTCAGTTTTTTTATTGATATTTTCAGTAACCACCTGATGAACAATGTGCTCACTATTCATCGTATATCTTTCCGTCAAATATTTCAGATCTTCAGATTGTTCATTGACTTTGATATCATTTTCCATAAACAATTGTTTGACCTCAGTAAGTTTCTTAATGATATCTTCTGCAACTACCTTAAATAATTTATAATATTTAACCTGTTCGATAGAGTACTTGATTTCCTGAGTCATATTTTTACTCAACAGATTATTCTCTTCGATCATTTTATCTATTTGCAGGACATTAATTTTTAAGGCAGAGATGTGACTACACAACTGCTTATTAGTCAGCGTCAATTGATTCTCAAATTCCTGATAATCCTTAAATTCTCCTTTAAAGACAGGAAAGACTTCTTTTTGAATTTTCCTGAATTTCCTGATTATTGCCAAAAAATCCTCTTTAGCAATGATATAATCACTTCTAAGATTGAAAAAATGTTCGAAATTTTTAAAAGCTTTTCCCCCGGCAGAGTTTTCAAAAAGGCTGACCAAATCGTTGGCCTGAGTTTCAATAACTTCCAATTGGGGAGTATTGCTCAAAACCTGATTAAGGCAGTCGACCAGCTCAGCTACTTTGTTGCCGAATTCCAAGGATAAATTTTTCATCCCTTGGAAAGAAATCGTATTCCTTTCCAAGGCATTAACACTGTTCAATAAACTTTTCCTTTCGGAGGATAAAGATTGGGATGAAAGTTTATGACATAACTGGTCGAGATAAATCATATTTTCGCTTACATCTACAAACTTTTTGTTAATAATAGAAATGGCTTTCTGATATTCCTTGTTTGCAAAAACAAGCTGGGCAGCCTGCAAGCCGGAGACCTCGCTGATTTGTGAAAAGAATTCCAGCAGGTCAGTTTCTGAACAGGATGAGGCGTTAGCGGAAAGATACAAGTTCAATTTACCCATCAATTCCTTATGTGCAAAATCTATATGATCAATTTTTTGCTTGATGATATCCTGATACTGCAACTGGGTAATAATACTGTCAATACTTTCGGATTCGTCGACAGAAATTGCATTGACCTGTGGCACTAAAAGTTTTGTTTCTTCCTTTTTCTCAATAAATGAAGAACGGCATTCGATTATTTTATTTAGGGAAACATCAAAAAAAGCCATAATTTTTTCTTCCTGTTCCTTAATGGTTAACATTTCCCTGTTTATGGTTTCGCGCAGGGAGAGGATGGATTCATTGAACAACAGGCAAGCTTCTTTCTGTTTCCTGATTTCAGCAATAAAGTCATTTATTTTTTTCTTTTGGATCTCATCCCCAACAACTTCCGGATTTTTTAAATCTTTACTAGCCAGCAGCAAATCAAAACTCAGAAGATCCTGTACCATGTTGTTAATAGGAATGCTTAAAAGGTTAATTGCC encodes the following:
- a CDS encoding CheR family methyltransferase, with amino-acid sequence MAENGINDIYKARLSPAEFSKLSSFIYHEYGIKMPPIKKTMLESRLQKRLRALNLSSFREYVDYVFSKQGQEKEVIQMIDMVSTNKTDFFREPGHFEFLESTCLPDFLKTNSPGVRPFMIWSAGCSSGEEPYTMAICMNEFAEKNKGFDYSIFATDISTRVLQSGVDAVYNESRVDGLPLYLKYKYFMRNKNPEIRTVRVVPELRRKVTFHRLNFMDPVYKLDYSFDAIFCRNVLIYFDRDTQESVLNKLASKLKKDGIFILGHSESISNLNVPLAQIKPTIFKKI
- a CDS encoding chemotaxis protein CheW — protein: MEDLSMDNIENKISSYLSFKLGDEYFAANVSKVLSILEMTKITKVPKSPDYMRGVINLRGTVLPLIDTRVKFGMTPTEFTVNTCILVLDIDMDGESVHIGALVDSVHEVVEIEESRILPPPSIGSKYKSEFINGIAKIGDDFVMILNMDLIFSADEIVDLKESSENVEITEEAQEAEVNNHS
- a CDS encoding chemotaxis protein CheA, yielding MENFKEKFKEEAIENINDLEKALLELESSPQDKELIERVFRAMHSLKGGGAMFGYANISEYTHNLETVYDRVRNDQMKIDENLLNITFASVDLLKKFLNEEDQDPEVIKEKNFLSGEINALINGQPIPNQPVSLQPFASEEKNKSLKTFYVLFIPEENIFDNGTNPLFLLDELGSLSNDFVVYPHVNKVPGLEKINPESCYIYWEIYLSTEADMNAITDVFIFVEDECVLQVNKISEVNLLQNKEFLNKIDKTYKDQVDADVNELTKFAYNLSQASVEEKKKAEEKPGINVKERAISSIRVASDKLDNLMNLVSELVTVQARLDLYAANSEDAELLAIAENIQKLSRQMRDIAFSIVLIPIETMLTRFQRLIRDLSNELNKEVIFVTEGVETELDKTIIENLLDPFMHIFRNSLDHGIESAEKRIALGKPAKGKIMLKAFYSGANVFIQISDDGAGIDPEVIREKAIRKGFISQDAQLSKKELIDMIFLPGFSTSDKVTDVSGRGVGMDVVKRKISDIRGEVEVESEVNVGTTITIKLPLTLSIIDGLLVKIQDTFYVIPLSVVNKIYAAPHKDLVNTFNHLVVLDGRQIPFYYLREELGVEENQTQMEEVVAVKYEDREIGLVVDSVEGEYQAVLKPLGKHYKKQDFFSGATILGNGTLALVMDTNKAIKRFSIQ
- a CDS encoding response regulator, with protein sequence MGKTILIVDDSESIREVVSFTLENEGYNVLVGVDGKDALKFLDGQSIDLVITDLHMPVMDGIELIKTVRKTEGYQRIPILFLTTESQVAKKMEAKEAGATGWIIKPFVPSKLLDAISKVLR
- a CDS encoding STAS domain-containing protein, which produces MKEVSIKLKSTSRKNKPVSVVSLEGDLTISSVADARNKIVSMLEGNQDVEVKVHSVENIDLTFLQLLYSIKKTIKAGGKDVNISLDLSNDLKKLVDRSGLTSIIVN